A window of the Vanessa cardui chromosome 12, ilVanCard2.1, whole genome shotgun sequence genome harbors these coding sequences:
- the LOC124534096 gene encoding ADP-ribosylation factor 1 has translation MGNMFANLFKGLFGKKEMRILMVGLDAAGKTTILYKLKLGEIVTTIPTIGFNVETVEYKNISFTVWDVGGQDKIRPLWRHYFQNTQGLIFVVDSNDRERIGEAREELMRMLSEDELRDAVLLIFANKQDLPNAMNAAEITDKLGLHSLRNRNWYIQATCATSGDGLYEGLDWLSNQLKNANR, from the exons ATGGGGAATATgtttgcaaatttatttaaaggccTATTTGGCAAAAAAGAAATGAGAATATTGATGGTTGGTCTTGATGCAGCTGGTAAAACCACAATCTTATACAAACTAAAATTAGGAGAAATTGTTACAACAATTCCCACAATTG GATTTAATGTGGAAACTGtagaatacaaaaatatcagTTTCACTGTGTGGGACGTCGGTGGCCAGGACAAAATCAGACCTCTATGGAGGCATTATTTCCAGAACACACAg GGTCTCATCTTTGTAGTAGACAGTAATGACAGAGAGCGTATCGGCGAAGCGCGCGAGGAACTCATGAGAATGTTAAGTGAAGATGAGTTAAGAGATGCAGTACTGTTGATTTTTGCAAACAAACag GATCTGCCAAATGCCATGAACGCAGCCGAGATTACAGACAAGCTGGGTCTGCATTCACTGCGCAACCGCAACTGGTACATCCAGGCGACGTGCGCCACATCCGGAGACGGACTATACGAGGGGCTCGACTGGCTCTCCAACCAGCTCAAGAATGCCAACCGCTAA
- the LOC124534421 gene encoding tRNA (cytosine(72)-C(5))-methyltransferase NSUN6, producing the protein MTHINSLKNWLLEPPKYTIFRINKLMKLDLMNLQKHLEEQRKDLNTDSIPKYYFLKPDCLVIEQWPTNLNLEKTKNEVIVDPLCAAAVLRGAHVYAPGVLGLPTNCDINERIDIYGSMDGQCKRGHKIKYDGNKQYVGTGFLKLLRYNLFDKGVQPSGIAIQTLLPASRLPVINETIFPKGQVLLQNLPSIIAGWVVNAQPYECILDMCAAPGNKTTHLAEMSDNKAVIIAIDKTIQKCAKIQRTCNTQGVTCVKAYAYDSTKCHSDNDNNLLEPPFSSNTFDKILLDAPCSGLGQRPQFNNTISPKMLQSYKFVQRKLFDAAVKILKINGKLIYSTCTVTVDENEGMVAWVLEKFPCLKLVPAEPLYGGPGLPNVGLSDNERLMVQRFGPEDDELRPVDDIYKNTIGFFIAAFVKTKDHNS; encoded by the exons ATGACACATATCAACTCACTAAAGAACTGGCTTTTGGAACCTCCAAAGTACacaatatttagaattaataagttaatgaAATTGGATTTGATGAATCTTCAAAAACACTTAGAGGAA caaAGAAAAGATTTAAACACTGATAGtattccaaaatattattttttaaaacctgACTGTCTTGTTATTGAACAATGGCCTACAAATTTAAATCTTGAGAAAACAAAGAATGAAGTTATTGTAGATCCATTATGTGCAGCTGCAGTCTTAAGAGGGGCCCACGTATATGCCCCTGGCGTCTTAGGTCTTCCCACAA actGTGATATTAATGAAAGAATAGATATTTATGGTTCAATGGATGGTCAATGTAAAAGaggtcataaaataaaatatgatggaAACAAACAATATGTTGGCACAGGCTTTTTGAAATTGTTAAGATACAACTTATTTGACAAAGGAGTTCAACCTAG TGGTATAGCAATTCAAACTTTACTGCCGGCTTCAAGATTACCagtaataaatgaaacaatttttcCTAAAGGACAAGTTTTGTTACAAAATCTCCCATCCATAATTGCTGGGTGGGTTGTTAATGCACAGCCTTATGAATGTATCCTGGATATGTGTGCCGCACCTGGTAATAAAACAACCCACTTAGCTGAAATGTCAGATAATAAA gcTGTTATAATTGCTATTGACAAGACAATTCAAAAATGTGCTAAAATACAGCGAACTTGCAATACACAGGGTGTTACATGTGTAAAAGCGTATGCATATGATTCAACAAAATGTCATTCTGATAATGATAACAATTTATTGGAGCCTCCATTTTCTTCAAATACTTTTGATAAAATTCTCCTGGACGCACCTTGCAGTGGGCTTGGTCAAAGACCacaatttaataacacaatatcTCCAAAAATGCTTCAATCATACAAATTTGTTCAAAGGAAGTTGTTTGATGCG gctgtaaaaattttgaaaatcaatggtaaattaatatacagcACTTGCACAGTAACAGTGGATGAGAACGAAGGAATGGTGGCTTGGGTCTTAGAAAAATTCCCATGCTTAAAACTTGTACCAGCAGAACCATTATATGGGGGTCCAGGTTTACCAAATGTTGGTCTGTCTGACAATGAAAG attgATGGTACAGCGATTTGGTCCAGAAGACGACGAATTACGACCAGTTGacgacatatataaaaatacaataggtTTTTTTATAGCGGCATTCGTAAAAACTAAAGATCATAACAGTTag
- the LOC124534028 gene encoding putative tRNA (cytidine(32)/guanosine(34)-2'-O)-methyltransferase: MGKTSKDKRDIYYRLAKEEGWRARSAFKLLQINEEYNIFEGVLRAVDLCAAPGSWSQVLTKKLRQNTENEDEVKIVAVDLQAMASLPGVKQIQGDITKVSTANEIIKEFEGHKADLVVCDGAPDVTGLHDIDEYVQSQLLLAALNITTHVLKTGGIFVAKIFRGKDVTLLYSQLKLFFEFVTVSKPRSSRNSSIEAFVICQNYNPPPGYVPTMVNPLLDHKYCDFNEFTGPNRFIVPFNACGDLSAYDSDTSYPLLLEGQESYEYKEPVQGPIDPPYKEILEKNKNNTNK, from the coding sequence atgggaAAAACATCTAAGGACAAAAGAGATATTTACTATAGATTAGCAAAAGAAGAAGGATGGCGAGCCAGAAGTGCTTTCaagttattacaaattaatgaagagtataatatttttgaaggtGTTTTACGAGCCGTTGATTTATGTGCTGCACCCGGTAGTTGGAGTCAggtattaacaaaaaagttacgaCAAAATACAGAAAACGAAGATGAAGTTAAGATAGTTGCGGTAGATTTACAAGCCATGGCATCACTTCCAGGAGTTAAACAAATTCAAGGAGATATTACAAAAGTATCAACAGCAAATGAGATAATTAAAGAATTCGAAGGACATAAAGCAGATTTAGTTGTATGCGATGGAGCACCAGATGTAACCGGATTACATGATATTGATGAATATGTTCAATCGCAACTTCTTCTAGCTgcattaaatataacaacacaTGTACTTAAAACTGGTGGAATTTTTGTTGCCAAAATATTCAGGGGTAAAGATGTTACCTTATTATATTCACAGTTGAAGCTTTTTTTTGAGTTTGTAACAGTGTCAAAGCCAAGAAGTTCAAGAAATTCTAGTATTGAAGCTTTTGTTATATGTCAAAACTATAACCCACCTCCAGGTTATGTTCCTACCATGGTTAATCCATTGCTTGATCACAAATATTGTGACTTCAATGAGTTTACAGGGCCGAATAGGTTCATAGTGCCATTTAATGCTTGTGGTGACCTCAGTGCTTATGACTCTGATACATCATATCCTTTGTTATTAGAAGGCCAAGAATCTTATGAGTACAAGGAACCTGTCCAAGGACCTATAGATCCaccttataaagaaatattagaaaaaaataaaaacaacacaaacaaataa
- the LOC124534029 gene encoding cytochrome P450 9e2-like, producing the protein MELNTGTKELLFFIVENWKLLLFFNLIFFIYFYYTQNFDYFEKRNVKFMKPVIFFGNSLSRITGKKPFIEFQLDVYNYFKGNRFGGYFEGRRPVLYVLDPDLIKSVTISDADHFIDRSTIKTKEPRYLSRSLLALKGMEWKAVRSLITPTFSSSRLKNMFPLVQHCSDQWVGLLSRFDNTEIELKEMTGHFTLEVTGVCAFGISTDALKDENAEFFKVAEKFNYMSIQKRMFFFFILLFMPSMFKYINISFMNHDSTKKLVKILQNTKAERMTAESKRSDFLQLLVDVAIKEKEELENTGESSKRYLDNDTLDAQALLFLLAGFETTSTLLSFVFHTMAVRPDIQDKLRAHIEEITKGQELTYDHLSQLDYLEAVIQETLRMYPPLGRIDRTCSKPYTVPGSSLNLKVGDVVAVPVYGIHMDPDIYPEPKKFIPERFMKEEKKERPSHLFLAFGAGPRNCIGIRFAMVVAKTAIVTLMRNFKFSSGPKTENPVKFHRNSMLLKPESGVWVHVEKI; encoded by the exons ATGGAACTGAATACTGGAACTAAGgaattattgtttttcatagtCGAAAATTGGAAGTTGTTGCTTTTTttcaacttaatattttttatttatttttactacacccaaaattttgattattttgaaaagcgaaatgttaaatttatgaaaccAGTTATTTTCTTTGGAAATTCTTTGTCTAGAATAACCGGTAAAAAGCCATTCATCGAATTTCAGTTAGATGTTTACAATTACTTTAAAGGAAATCGCTTTGGAG GATATTTCGAAGGTCGAAGACCTGTTCTGTATGTCTTAGATCCCGATCTAATCAAATCTGTCACTATTAGTGATGCTGATCATTTTATTGACCGAAGTACTATCAAGACTAAAGAACCAAGATATTTGAGTAGATCGCTTTTAGctttaaag gGTATGGAATGGAAAGCAGTCAGGAGCTTAATAACACCAACTTTCAGCTCATCTcgcttaaaaaatatgttcccATTAGTTCAACATTGTTCAGACCAGTGGGTTGGACTTTTATCACGTTTTG ACAATACTGAAATCGAACTTAAAGAGATGACTGGTCATTTCACATTGGAAGTTACAGGTGTATGTGCATTTGGTATAAGCACTGATGCTCTTAAAGATGAAAATGCAGAATTCTTCAAG gTAGCAgagaaatttaattacatgtCCATTCAAAAGaggatgtttttctttttcattttactttttatgcctTCAATgttcaaatacataaatatatcatttatgaaCCATGATTCTACTAAAAAGTTagtgaaaatattacaaaacactAAAGCCGAAAGAATGACTGCAGAATCTAA GAGGAGTGACTTTTTGCAGCTTTTAGTTGATGTTgctataaaagaaaaagaagagCTTGAAAACACTGGCGAATCTTCTAAAAGAT ATTTGGACAATGACACATTGGATGCACAAGCATTACTGTTCCTGTTAGCGGGATTCGAGACAACAAGTACTTTGTTATCCTTTGTTTTTCACACAATGGCAGTGCGGCCCGATATACAGGACAAATTAAGGGCCCATATTGAAGAAATTACTAAGGGACAAGAGTTGACCTATGATCATCTTTCGCAATTAGATTATCTAGAAGCAGTTATACAgg AAACCTTAAGAATGTACCCACCATTAGGCAGAATTGATAGAACATGTTCTAAGCCCTACACTGTACCCGGTTCCTCATTGAATCTGAAAGTCGGCGACGTAGTAGCAGTACCCGTGTATGGCATCCACATGGATCCAGACATTTATCCCGAACCAAAGAAATTTATACCTGAGAGATTTATGAAGGAAGAAAAAAAGGAGAGACCTTCGCACTTGTTCCTGGCATTTGGTGCTGGACCTAGAAACTGCATCG GTATCCGCTTCGCGATGGTCGTTGCCAAGACAGCGATTGTGACTCTGATgagaaatttcaaattttcaagCGGACCAAAAACTGAGAATCCAGttaaatttcacagaaattcaaTGTTGTTAAAACCAGAATCCGGTGTATGGGTGCACGTTGAAAAGATATAA